A region of Vigna radiata var. radiata cultivar VC1973A chromosome 6, Vradiata_ver6, whole genome shotgun sequence DNA encodes the following proteins:
- the LOC111241811 gene encoding heavy metal-associated isoprenylated plant protein 47-like, which produces MQKIVIQVRMENEKCRSKAMKIAAGSEGVHSVALEGEDRDEVVVTGDAIDSVCLTNKLRKKLNYATLMSVTDENPANDQITIEKIFPIPYCYSNFPPPSHLYVYWIMIHTPMLAPFSSFHQRVQPK; this is translated from the exons ATGCAGAAAATAGTTATCCAAGTGCGCATGGAGAATGAGAAATGCAGAAGCAAGGCAATGAAAATTGCTGCAGGCTCTGAAG GTGTGCATTCAGTGGCATTAGAGGGTGAAGACAGAGATGAAGTGGTGGTGACTGGAGATGCGATTGATTCGGTTTGCTTGActaataaattaagaaagaagTTGAACTATGCAACTCTTATGAGTGTGACAGATGAAAACCCTGCCAATGATCAAATCACTATAGAGAAAATCTTTCCAATACCTTATTGTTATTCAAATTTTCCTCCACCTAGTCATTTATATGTATACTGGATTATGATTCATACCCCAATGCTTGCTCCATTCTCTAGTTTCCATCAGAGGGTGCAACCAAAATAA